From one Rosa rugosa chromosome 4, drRosRugo1.1, whole genome shotgun sequence genomic stretch:
- the LOC133707220 gene encoding transcription factor bHLH19-like, with product MEDPTFLNQYETNSPDYSIEDHNFLSFSFKSYSSHPNFIPDHQNGTDQRPEKQPKNNHSNLNTCTNTNLTVTAPTASSFFSSHLISFDNSNSSPPTTSHDQHYGMHGTIPVKPEMGSYGELNLISEDDFVDPQTCLPKHRQGIKRAAIRSPLHAQEHVIAEKKRRENLSKRFIALSALLPSLKKINKASVLEEATKYVKHLQERMVILEEQAAKKTVQSVVLVRRTQYSSGDDDDKSYSDESFGRCSDRRLPEIEARFLDREVLIRIHCEKKKGCLAIILSEIETLDLTIVNSSILPFGNSTIDITVVSQMDVEFSMTVTDLVRILKQALLILV from the exons ATGGAAGATCCCACTTTTCTGAATCAATATGAAACGAACTCTCCAGACTACTCAATCGAAGATCACAATTTTCTGTCATTTTCTTTTAAGAGCTACTCATCTCACCCAAATTTTATTCCTGATCATCAAAATGGCACTGACCAAAGGCCAGAAAAACAGCCCAAGAACAACCACAGTAATTTGAACACTTGCACTAATACTAACCTTACAGTTACTGCCCCAACGGCTTCCTCTTTTTTCTCCTCACACCTAATTTCTTTTGACAACTCCAACTCATCACCGCCAACCACTTCTCATGATCAGCATTATGGTATGCACGGCACTATTCCAGTGAAGCCAGAGATGGGTTCTTATGGAGAATTAAATTTGATTTCCGAAGATGATTTCGTTGACCCCCAAACTTGTTTGCCAAAACATAGACAAGGGATCAAGAGGGCTGCTATTAGAAGTCCTTTACATGCTCAAGAGCACGTAATCGCTGAGAAAAAGCGTCGAGAAAATCTCAGCAAGCGGTTCATTGCTCTATCAGCCCTTCTACCAAGCCTAAAAAAG ATCAATAAAGCTTCAGTGCTTGAAGAGGCCACAAAATACGTGAAACATCTTCAAGAACGTATGGTGATACTGGAGGAACAAGCAGCGAAGAAAACAGTGCAATCGGTGGTGTTAGTGAGGAGAACTCAGTACTCATCAGGGGATGATGATGATAAGTCTTACTCTGATGAGAGCTTTGGTAGATGCTCTGACCGGCGACTCCCTGAAATTGAAGCCAGATTTTTGGACAGAGAGGTTCTCATACGAATCCACtgtgagaaaaagaaaggatgTTTGGCAATCATATTAAGTGAAATAGAGACTCTTGATCTCACCATTGTTAATAGCAGTATCTTGCCCTTTGGCAATTCAACTATTGATATTACTGTCGTTTCTCAG ATGGATGTCGAGTTCAGCATGACGGTGACGGATCTTGTAAGAATTCTAAAACAGGCTTTGCTCATATTGGTGTGA